The following coding sequences are from one Arachis hypogaea cultivar Tifrunner chromosome 7, arahy.Tifrunner.gnm2.J5K5, whole genome shotgun sequence window:
- the LOC112703352 gene encoding elongation factor 2 isoform X1 gives MYLQVKFTAEELRRIMDYKHNIRNMSVIAHVDHGKSTLTDSLVAAAGIIAQEVAGDVRMTDTRADEAERGITIKSTGISLYYEMSDEALKNYKGERQGNEYLINLIDSPGHVDFSSEVTAALRITDGALVVVDCIEGVCVQTETVLRQALGERIRPVLTVNKMDRCFLELQVDGEEAYQTFSRVIENANVIMATYEDPLLGDCQVYPEKGTVAFSAGLHGWAFTLTNFAKMYASKFGVDESKMMERLWGENFFDPATKKWTSKNTGTATCKRGFVQFCYEPIKQIINTCMNDQKDKLWPMLQKLAVTMKSDEKDLMGKALMKRVMQTWLPASTALLEMMIFHLPSPAKAQKYRVENLYEGPLDDQYAAAIRACDPEGPLMLYVSKMIPASDKGRFFAFGRVFSGRVSTGLKVRIMGPNYVPGEKKDLYVKSVQRTVIWMGKRQETVEDVPCGNTVAMVGLDQFITKNATLTNEKEVDAHPIRAMKFSVSPVVRVAVQCKVASDLPKLVEGLKRLAKSDPMVLCTIEESGEHIVAGAGELHLEICLKDLQEDFMGGAEIIKSDPVVSFRETVLERSCRTVMSKSPNKHNRLYMEARPMEDGLAEAIDDGKIGPRDDPKVRSKILSEEYGWDKDLAKKIWCFGPETTGPNMVVDMCKGVQYLNEIKDSVVAGFQWASKEGALAEENMRAICFEVCDVVLHADAIHRGGGQIIPTARRVFYASQLTAKPRLLEPVYLVEIQAPEQALGGIYSVLNQKRGHVFEEMQRPGTPLYNIKAYLPVIESFGFSSTLRAATSGQAFPQCVFDHWDMMSSDPLESGSQAAQLVMDIRKRKGLKEQMTPLSEYEDKL, from the exons ATGTATTTGCAGGTGAAGTTCACAGCTGAAGAGCTCCGTCGTATTATGGACTACAAACACAACATTCGTAACATGTCTGTGATAGCTCACGTCGATCACG GAAAATCAACTCTCACTGATTCTCTGGTTGCTGCCGCTGGAATTATTGCCCAAGAAGTGGCAGGGGATGTCCGTATGACTGATACCCGAGCAGATGAAGCTGAGCGTGGTATTACAATAAAGTCTACTGGTATCTCTCTCTACTATGAAATGAGTGATGAGGCCCTCAAGAATTACAAGGGAGAACGCCAAGGAAATGAGTATCTCATAAATCTCATCGATTCACCCGGGCACGTTGATTTCTCATCGGAGGTTACTGCTGCGCTCCGTATTACTGATGGAGCACTAGTGGTGGTGGATTGTATTGAAGGTGTCTGTGTGCAAACTGAAACTGTGCTACGACAGGCTCTTGGAGAAAGGATCAGACCTGTTCTGACTGTAAACAAGATGGACAGATGCTTCCTGGAGCTCCAGGTTGATGGAGAGGAGGCTTACCAAACATTCTCAAGAGTTATTGAGAATGCCAATGTGATCATGGCTACATATGAGGATCCGTTGCTTGGTGATTGCCAGGTGTACCCAGAGAAAGGAACGGTTGCTTTCTCTGCTGGTTTGCACGGTTGGGCTTTTACCTTGACAAACTTCGCAAAAATGTATGCCTCAAAATTCGGCGTTGATGAATCAAAGATGATGGAAAGGCTCTGGGGTGAAAACTTCTTTGATCCTGCGACAAAGAAATGGACCAGCAAGAACACCGGTACTGCCACATGCAAGCGTGGGTTTGTACAGTTCTGTTATGAGCCCATCAAGCAGATCATCAACACTTGTATGAATGATCAGAAGGATAAGCTCTGGCCTATGTTGCAGAAGTTAGCAGTCACCATGAAATCTGATGAAAAGGACTTGATGGGCAAAGCATTGATGAAACGTGTCATGCAAACATGGCTTCCAGCAAGTACTGCACTCTTGGAAATGATGATATTTCATCTTCCATCTCCAGCTAAGGCCCAAAAGTATCGTGTTGAGAATTTGTATGAGGGTCCCCTCGATGATCAATATGCTGCTGCTATTAGAGCCTGTGATCCTGAGGGTCCACTTATGCTTTATGTCTCTAAGATGATTCCTGCTTCTGACAAGGGTCGGTTCTTTGCTTTTGGTCGTGTTTTCTCTGGGAGAGTGTCAACTGGTCTGAAGGTCAGAATTATGGGACCAAATTATGTTCCTGGTGAGAAGAAAGACCTGTATGTTAAAAGTGTGCAAAGGACCGTCATTTGGATGGGAAAGAGGCAAGAAACAGTGGAGGATGTTCCTTGTGGTAACACAGTTGCCATGGTTGGTTTGGATCAATTTATCACCAAGAATGCCACATTGACAAATGAGAAGGAAGTTGATGCCCACCCGATTCGAGCCATGAAGTTTTCTGTCTCACCTGTCGTGCGTGTTGCTGTTCAGTGTAAGGTTGCATCTGATCTTCCTAAGCTTGTTGAGGGTCTCAAGAGGTTGGCCAAATCTGATCCTATGGTTCTCTGTACTATTGAGGAATCTGGAGAGCACATTGTTGCTGGTGCTGGGGAGCTTCACTTGGAAATTTGCTTGAAGGACTTGCAAGAAGATTTCATGGGAGGAGCTGAGATTATCAAATCTGACCCTGTTGTGTCTTTCCGCGAGACTGTTCTTGAGAGGTCATGCCGCACTGTGATGAGCAAGTCACCCAACAAGCACAACCGTCTCTACATGGAAGCTAGGCCAATGGAGGATGGTCTTGCAGAGGCCATTGATGATGGCAAGATTGGTCCGAGGGATGACCCCAAAGTTCGTTCCAAGATCTTGTCTGAAGAGTACGGTTGGGACAAGGATCTTGCCAAGAAAATCTGGTGTTTTGGCCCTGAGACAACTGGACCCAACATGGTTGTTGATATGTGTAAGGGAGTCCAGTACTTGAATGAAATCAAGGACTCTGTGGTTGCTGGTTTCCAATGGGCATCAAAGGAAGGTGCTCTTGCTGAAGAAAACATGAGAGCTATCTGCTTCGAAGTCTGCGATGTAGTCCTCCACGCTGATGCTATCCACAGAGGTGGTGGTCAGATTATCCCCACTGCCAGGAGAGTCTTCTATGCTTCCCAGTTGACTGCCAAGCCCAGGCTTCTTGAGCCTGTCTACTTGGTTGAAATCCAAGCTCCTGAGCAGGCTCTTGGTGGTATTTACAGTGTTCTGAACCAGAAGCGTGGACACGTGTTTGAGGAAATGCAGAGGCCCGGGACTCCACTCTACAACATCAAGGCTTACCTCCCTGTCATTGAGTCCTTTGGATTCTCCAGCACCTTGAGAGCCGCAACTTCCGGTCAAGCTTTCCCACAATGTGTATTTGATCACTGGGACATGATGTCTTCAGATCCATTGGAGTCTGGATCACAGGCTGCACAGCTTGTTATGGATATCCGTAAGAGGAAAGGTTTGAAGGAGCAAATGACGCCTCTATCCGAGTACGAGGACAAGCTTTAA
- the LOC112703352 gene encoding elongation factor 2 isoform X2: MVKFTAEELRRIMDYKHNIRNMSVIAHVDHGKSTLTDSLVAAAGIIAQEVAGDVRMTDTRADEAERGITIKSTGISLYYEMSDEALKNYKGERQGNEYLINLIDSPGHVDFSSEVTAALRITDGALVVVDCIEGVCVQTETVLRQALGERIRPVLTVNKMDRCFLELQVDGEEAYQTFSRVIENANVIMATYEDPLLGDCQVYPEKGTVAFSAGLHGWAFTLTNFAKMYASKFGVDESKMMERLWGENFFDPATKKWTSKNTGTATCKRGFVQFCYEPIKQIINTCMNDQKDKLWPMLQKLAVTMKSDEKDLMGKALMKRVMQTWLPASTALLEMMIFHLPSPAKAQKYRVENLYEGPLDDQYAAAIRACDPEGPLMLYVSKMIPASDKGRFFAFGRVFSGRVSTGLKVRIMGPNYVPGEKKDLYVKSVQRTVIWMGKRQETVEDVPCGNTVAMVGLDQFITKNATLTNEKEVDAHPIRAMKFSVSPVVRVAVQCKVASDLPKLVEGLKRLAKSDPMVLCTIEESGEHIVAGAGELHLEICLKDLQEDFMGGAEIIKSDPVVSFRETVLERSCRTVMSKSPNKHNRLYMEARPMEDGLAEAIDDGKIGPRDDPKVRSKILSEEYGWDKDLAKKIWCFGPETTGPNMVVDMCKGVQYLNEIKDSVVAGFQWASKEGALAEENMRAICFEVCDVVLHADAIHRGGGQIIPTARRVFYASQLTAKPRLLEPVYLVEIQAPEQALGGIYSVLNQKRGHVFEEMQRPGTPLYNIKAYLPVIESFGFSSTLRAATSGQAFPQCVFDHWDMMSSDPLESGSQAAQLVMDIRKRKGLKEQMTPLSEYEDKL, from the exons ATG GTGAAGTTCACAGCTGAAGAGCTCCGTCGTATTATGGACTACAAACACAACATTCGTAACATGTCTGTGATAGCTCACGTCGATCACG GAAAATCAACTCTCACTGATTCTCTGGTTGCTGCCGCTGGAATTATTGCCCAAGAAGTGGCAGGGGATGTCCGTATGACTGATACCCGAGCAGATGAAGCTGAGCGTGGTATTACAATAAAGTCTACTGGTATCTCTCTCTACTATGAAATGAGTGATGAGGCCCTCAAGAATTACAAGGGAGAACGCCAAGGAAATGAGTATCTCATAAATCTCATCGATTCACCCGGGCACGTTGATTTCTCATCGGAGGTTACTGCTGCGCTCCGTATTACTGATGGAGCACTAGTGGTGGTGGATTGTATTGAAGGTGTCTGTGTGCAAACTGAAACTGTGCTACGACAGGCTCTTGGAGAAAGGATCAGACCTGTTCTGACTGTAAACAAGATGGACAGATGCTTCCTGGAGCTCCAGGTTGATGGAGAGGAGGCTTACCAAACATTCTCAAGAGTTATTGAGAATGCCAATGTGATCATGGCTACATATGAGGATCCGTTGCTTGGTGATTGCCAGGTGTACCCAGAGAAAGGAACGGTTGCTTTCTCTGCTGGTTTGCACGGTTGGGCTTTTACCTTGACAAACTTCGCAAAAATGTATGCCTCAAAATTCGGCGTTGATGAATCAAAGATGATGGAAAGGCTCTGGGGTGAAAACTTCTTTGATCCTGCGACAAAGAAATGGACCAGCAAGAACACCGGTACTGCCACATGCAAGCGTGGGTTTGTACAGTTCTGTTATGAGCCCATCAAGCAGATCATCAACACTTGTATGAATGATCAGAAGGATAAGCTCTGGCCTATGTTGCAGAAGTTAGCAGTCACCATGAAATCTGATGAAAAGGACTTGATGGGCAAAGCATTGATGAAACGTGTCATGCAAACATGGCTTCCAGCAAGTACTGCACTCTTGGAAATGATGATATTTCATCTTCCATCTCCAGCTAAGGCCCAAAAGTATCGTGTTGAGAATTTGTATGAGGGTCCCCTCGATGATCAATATGCTGCTGCTATTAGAGCCTGTGATCCTGAGGGTCCACTTATGCTTTATGTCTCTAAGATGATTCCTGCTTCTGACAAGGGTCGGTTCTTTGCTTTTGGTCGTGTTTTCTCTGGGAGAGTGTCAACTGGTCTGAAGGTCAGAATTATGGGACCAAATTATGTTCCTGGTGAGAAGAAAGACCTGTATGTTAAAAGTGTGCAAAGGACCGTCATTTGGATGGGAAAGAGGCAAGAAACAGTGGAGGATGTTCCTTGTGGTAACACAGTTGCCATGGTTGGTTTGGATCAATTTATCACCAAGAATGCCACATTGACAAATGAGAAGGAAGTTGATGCCCACCCGATTCGAGCCATGAAGTTTTCTGTCTCACCTGTCGTGCGTGTTGCTGTTCAGTGTAAGGTTGCATCTGATCTTCCTAAGCTTGTTGAGGGTCTCAAGAGGTTGGCCAAATCTGATCCTATGGTTCTCTGTACTATTGAGGAATCTGGAGAGCACATTGTTGCTGGTGCTGGGGAGCTTCACTTGGAAATTTGCTTGAAGGACTTGCAAGAAGATTTCATGGGAGGAGCTGAGATTATCAAATCTGACCCTGTTGTGTCTTTCCGCGAGACTGTTCTTGAGAGGTCATGCCGCACTGTGATGAGCAAGTCACCCAACAAGCACAACCGTCTCTACATGGAAGCTAGGCCAATGGAGGATGGTCTTGCAGAGGCCATTGATGATGGCAAGATTGGTCCGAGGGATGACCCCAAAGTTCGTTCCAAGATCTTGTCTGAAGAGTACGGTTGGGACAAGGATCTTGCCAAGAAAATCTGGTGTTTTGGCCCTGAGACAACTGGACCCAACATGGTTGTTGATATGTGTAAGGGAGTCCAGTACTTGAATGAAATCAAGGACTCTGTGGTTGCTGGTTTCCAATGGGCATCAAAGGAAGGTGCTCTTGCTGAAGAAAACATGAGAGCTATCTGCTTCGAAGTCTGCGATGTAGTCCTCCACGCTGATGCTATCCACAGAGGTGGTGGTCAGATTATCCCCACTGCCAGGAGAGTCTTCTATGCTTCCCAGTTGACTGCCAAGCCCAGGCTTCTTGAGCCTGTCTACTTGGTTGAAATCCAAGCTCCTGAGCAGGCTCTTGGTGGTATTTACAGTGTTCTGAACCAGAAGCGTGGACACGTGTTTGAGGAAATGCAGAGGCCCGGGACTCCACTCTACAACATCAAGGCTTACCTCCCTGTCATTGAGTCCTTTGGATTCTCCAGCACCTTGAGAGCCGCAACTTCCGGTCAAGCTTTCCCACAATGTGTATTTGATCACTGGGACATGATGTCTTCAGATCCATTGGAGTCTGGATCACAGGCTGCACAGCTTGTTATGGATATCCGTAAGAGGAAAGGTTTGAAGGAGCAAATGACGCCTCTATCCGAGTACGAGGACAAGCTTTAA